In a single window of the Pontibacter russatus genome:
- a CDS encoding Tex family protein, with translation MEQNLDHLLKIATELSITIKQVEATAALLDEGATVPFLSRYRKEATGSLDEVQIAAIRDRMEQLRELDKRRESILKSIRDQEKLTPELEAQIMAAENMARLEDIYLPYKPKRRTRATIAREKGLEPLAQRLFEQENFDVKTEAANYISEEKEVKDAEEALAGARDIMAEWMNENAEARAAMRQLFEKKGVFKSRVMMGKEEEGQKFKDYFEWEEPIEKAPSHRILAMRRGETEMVLMLSAQPEEEAALAKLEDMFVKGHNAASEQVRMAAKECYKRLLKLSMETEVRLSSKKRADEEAIRVFADNLRQLLLSSPLGQKTVLALDPGFRTGCKLVVLDKQGKLLHNDTIYPHTGQGKALDAAQNVKYLVDRYEVEALAIGNGTASRETEAFVKGLNLPKSVQVVMVNESGASIYSASDVAREEFPDQDVTVRGAVSIGRRLMDPLAELVKIDPKSIGVGQYQHDVDQSALKHSLDDVVMSCVNAVGVEVNTASKQLLTYVSGLGPALAQNIVEYRNQNGPFKTRTELKKVARLGDKAFEQAAGFLRIRDAKNPLDASAVHPESYPIVEQMAKDLGVTVQDLIKIDELRKKINLKNYVTDKVGLPTLQDIVSELSKPGRDPRETYEAFSFTEGVNEVKDLRAGMKLPGIVTNITAFGAFVDIGVHQDGLVHVSHLSDRFVSNPHDVVKVGQKVEVTVMEVDEARKRISLSMKSDPTATRPAGGGGANKKSGAKKEEEPLDDFQAKLAKLKGMFK, from the coding sequence ATGGAACAAAACCTTGACCACCTTTTAAAAATCGCCACCGAGCTTTCCATCACCATCAAGCAGGTAGAGGCCACGGCCGCCCTGCTCGACGAGGGAGCGACGGTGCCTTTCCTTTCCCGTTACCGCAAAGAGGCCACCGGCTCGCTCGACGAAGTGCAGATTGCCGCCATCCGCGACAGGATGGAGCAGCTGCGCGAACTCGACAAGCGCCGCGAGAGCATCCTCAAATCCATCCGCGACCAGGAGAAGCTGACGCCGGAGCTGGAGGCGCAGATCATGGCTGCCGAAAACATGGCCCGGCTGGAGGACATCTACCTGCCTTACAAGCCAAAGCGCCGCACCCGTGCCACCATCGCCCGCGAAAAAGGACTGGAGCCGCTGGCGCAGCGCTTGTTTGAGCAGGAGAACTTCGATGTAAAAACCGAGGCCGCCAATTATATATCCGAGGAGAAAGAGGTAAAGGACGCCGAGGAGGCCTTGGCCGGAGCACGCGACATCATGGCCGAGTGGATGAACGAGAATGCCGAGGCGAGAGCTGCCATGCGCCAGCTTTTCGAAAAGAAGGGCGTGTTCAAGAGCCGCGTGATGATGGGCAAGGAGGAAGAAGGCCAGAAGTTCAAGGATTACTTTGAGTGGGAGGAGCCAATTGAGAAAGCGCCGTCGCACCGGATACTGGCCATGCGCCGCGGCGAAACAGAAATGGTGCTGATGCTGAGCGCGCAGCCCGAAGAGGAAGCGGCCCTGGCGAAGCTGGAGGATATGTTCGTGAAAGGCCACAACGCCGCCTCCGAGCAGGTGCGTATGGCGGCGAAGGAATGCTACAAGCGCCTGCTGAAGCTGAGCATGGAAACAGAAGTGCGCCTGAGTTCCAAAAAGCGGGCCGACGAGGAAGCCATCCGCGTGTTTGCCGACAACCTGCGCCAGTTGCTGCTCTCTTCGCCGCTCGGACAGAAAACGGTGCTGGCCTTAGACCCCGGCTTCCGGACCGGCTGCAAACTGGTGGTGCTGGACAAGCAGGGCAAGCTGCTGCACAACGACACCATCTACCCGCACACCGGCCAGGGCAAAGCGCTGGATGCCGCGCAGAACGTGAAGTACCTGGTAGACAGATATGAAGTGGAAGCCCTGGCCATCGGCAACGGAACGGCCAGCCGCGAGACAGAGGCGTTTGTAAAAGGCCTGAATCTGCCGAAATCCGTGCAGGTGGTGATGGTGAATGAAAGCGGCGCTTCCATCTACTCTGCCTCTGACGTTGCCCGCGAAGAGTTCCCGGACCAGGACGTGACCGTGCGCGGCGCGGTGTCCATCGGCCGCCGCCTGATGGACCCGCTGGCCGAACTGGTGAAAATCGACCCGAAATCCATTGGCGTGGGCCAGTACCAGCACGACGTGGACCAATCGGCGCTGAAGCACTCGCTGGATGACGTGGTGATGAGCTGCGTGAACGCCGTGGGCGTGGAAGTGAACACCGCCAGCAAGCAACTGCTGACCTACGTTTCCGGCCTCGGACCGGCGCTGGCGCAGAACATCGTGGAGTACCGCAACCAGAACGGCCCTTTCAAAACCCGTACGGAACTGAAAAAAGTAGCCCGTTTAGGCGACAAAGCCTTTGAGCAGGCGGCAGGCTTCCTCCGCATCCGCGATGCGAAGAATCCGCTCGATGCCTCTGCCGTACACCCGGAAAGCTACCCGATTGTGGAGCAGATGGCCAAAGACCTGGGCGTCACGGTGCAGGACCTGATCAAGATCGATGAGCTGCGCAAGAAAATCAACCTGAAAAATTACGTAACCGATAAAGTGGGGCTGCCCACGCTGCAGGACATCGTGAGCGAGCTGTCAAAACCCGGCCGCGACCCGCGCGAGACCTACGAGGCCTTCAGTTTCACGGAAGGCGTGAACGAGGTGAAAGACCTGCGGGCGGGCATGAAGCTGCCGGGCATCGTGACCAACATCACCGCCTTCGGCGCCTTCGTGGACATTGGCGTACACCAGGACGGCCTGGTTCACGTGAGCCACCTCTCCGACCGCTTCGTGAGCAACCCGCATGACGTGGTGAAAGTAGGGCAGAAAGTGGAGGTGACGGTGATGGAAGTGGACGAGGCCCGCAAGCGCATCTCCCTCAGCATGAAAAGCGACCCAACGGCCACCCGGCCTGCCGGTGGCGGCGGTGCCAACAAAAAAAGCGGTGCCAAAAAAGAGGAGGAGCCGCTGGATGATTTCCAGGCCAAGCTTGCCAAACTGAAGGGCATGTTCAAGTAA
- a CDS encoding PQQ-dependent sugar dehydrogenase, protein MRLQKLSCLLFIALLLGCSGTADAQYELKDAYPGVEINDPVEAVSVNAGQGRLYVVDQEGKIFWLPEDNAANAKPMLFLDISDRVAAGGEMGLLGLAFHPDFQKNGYFYVNYTTDDPLQTRISRFKAPTDGKGQADPKSETILLTYDQPYRNHNGGKVVFGPDGYLYIAVGDGGSGGDPQNNGQDRTTLLGKILRIDLNTASGNRKYGIPPDNPYASNTKGFREEIYAYGLRNPWRISFDEETGRLWAADVGQNKIEEVDIIVSGGNYGWRIMEASDCFKPSANCDTTGLILPVHEYTHDDGVSITGGFVYRGKAIPELQGKYIYADYASGKVWALSVNEDGKKTANTLLLTTGFPVSAFGEDRNQELLLLNYGEGKLLRLHRKAN, encoded by the coding sequence ATGCGATTGCAAAAATTAAGCTGCCTGCTGTTTATAGCGCTGTTGCTCGGCTGTTCCGGGACGGCCGATGCACAATATGAACTGAAAGATGCCTATCCCGGCGTGGAGATCAACGACCCGGTGGAGGCCGTTTCGGTGAACGCCGGGCAGGGCCGCCTGTATGTGGTGGATCAGGAGGGAAAGATCTTCTGGCTCCCGGAGGATAACGCAGCCAATGCAAAGCCCATGCTGTTTCTCGACATCTCTGACCGGGTGGCGGCAGGCGGCGAGATGGGCCTGCTGGGCCTCGCCTTTCACCCCGACTTCCAGAAGAACGGCTATTTCTATGTCAACTACACCACCGACGACCCACTGCAGACCCGAATCTCCCGGTTCAAAGCTCCGACAGATGGCAAGGGGCAGGCGGACCCTAAGAGCGAAACGATCCTGCTCACCTACGACCAGCCTTACCGCAACCACAATGGGGGCAAGGTGGTTTTTGGCCCTGATGGCTATTTATATATCGCCGTGGGCGACGGCGGCAGTGGCGGCGACCCGCAGAACAACGGCCAGGACCGGACAACGCTGCTGGGCAAAATCCTCCGCATCGACTTGAACACCGCATCCGGCAACCGCAAATACGGCATCCCGCCCGACAACCCTTACGCCAGCAACACCAAAGGCTTCCGCGAGGAGATATACGCCTACGGCCTCCGCAACCCCTGGAGAATCTCGTTTGACGAGGAGACGGGCCGCCTGTGGGCCGCCGATGTGGGGCAGAACAAGATTGAGGAGGTAGACATCATCGTGAGCGGCGGCAACTACGGCTGGCGCATCATGGAGGCCTCCGACTGCTTCAAACCCTCCGCCAACTGCGACACAACGGGCCTGATTCTGCCCGTACACGAGTACACCCACGACGACGGCGTCTCCATCACCGGCGGCTTTGTGTACCGGGGCAAGGCCATACCCGAACTGCAGGGCAAGTATATATATGCCGATTATGCCAGTGGCAAGGTGTGGGCGCTCAGCGTAAACGAGGATGGCAAAAAGACCGCCAATACGCTGCTGCTCACCACCGGCTTCCCCGTCTCCGCCTTCGGCGAAGACAGGAACCAGGAGTTGCTCCTGCTGAACTACGGCGAGGGCAAACTGCTGCGCTTGCACCGAAAAGCGAATTAG
- a CDS encoding M48 family metalloprotease, producing the protein MLYLKKLTFLLLLAFAPLLGQVATAAAPAPDGPGATATAVGARDIVQEIINVIGLKPRFELQPADIENAAAVVYGGKRYILYNERFLAAINNAVHTDWGGVSILAHEIGHHLNGHTLSRSGSNPEDELEADEFSGFVLRKMGASKAEAQAAIELLSEEETSRTHPGKRYRLAAISRGWQTANEQLLASANAPQPDNRGIVTESRPARQRPAATAQRVALDSRSVLTRVNFNEAPEQQFYLTTRYNLVRMTANGVQVIGRLAKTNNPDYPFYFESEYLDTVFVTAEGYLVNERGQEVGYLS; encoded by the coding sequence ATGTTGTACCTGAAAAAACTAACCTTCCTGCTTTTGCTGGCCTTCGCACCTTTGCTGGGCCAGGTTGCCACCGCAGCCGCGCCTGCACCCGACGGGCCGGGAGCCACGGCGACGGCGGTGGGGGCCCGCGACATTGTGCAGGAAATCATCAACGTGATCGGACTGAAGCCGCGCTTTGAGCTGCAGCCCGCCGACATCGAAAACGCCGCCGCCGTAGTGTACGGCGGCAAGCGCTACATCCTGTACAACGAACGCTTCCTGGCCGCCATCAACAACGCCGTACACACCGACTGGGGCGGCGTGAGCATTCTGGCGCACGAGATCGGGCATCACCTGAACGGCCACACGCTGAGCCGCAGCGGCAGCAACCCGGAGGATGAGCTGGAGGCGGACGAGTTCTCGGGCTTTGTGCTCCGCAAGATGGGCGCCAGCAAGGCAGAGGCCCAGGCGGCCATCGAGCTGCTCTCGGAGGAGGAGACTTCCCGGACGCACCCCGGCAAGCGTTATCGCCTGGCCGCCATCAGCAGGGGATGGCAAACCGCCAACGAACAGCTGCTGGCCAGCGCAAACGCGCCCCAGCCCGACAACCGCGGCATCGTAACCGAATCGCGCCCCGCCCGGCAGCGCCCGGCCGCCACAGCGCAGCGCGTAGCCCTGGACAGCCGCAGCGTGCTGACGCGGGTAAACTTCAACGAGGCTCCCGAACAGCAGTTTTACCTGACCACCCGCTACAACCTGGTGCGGATGACAGCGAACGGCGTGCAGGTGATCGGCAGGCTGGCGAAAACGAACAACCCGGACTATCCCTTCTATTTCGAGAGCGAGTACCTGGACACGGTGTTTGTGACCGCCGAAGGCTACCTCGTGAACGAACGGGGGCAGGAGGTAGGCTACCTGTCCTGA
- a CDS encoding M28 family peptidase, whose amino-acid sequence MKKILTLCLLLALPLLGMAQRPTLDREQLLKDVEVLSADAMQGRQSGSEGSKKAQAYLLKRFRQVGLKPFGESYKQHFRIESKRLTVEQATNLVGYIPGSSEKAIVVTAHYDHVGQRDGQIYNGADDNASGVSALLAAAAYFAQHKPTHTLIFAALDGEELGLQGAKAFLENPPVPLQHILLNVNMDMLSINDKGELYASGAHHNPQLKPYLGQVKPLPHAKLVLGHDLPEQGHDDWTAQSDHYPFHRRGIPYIYFGVEDHPHYHQPTDDYAQVNKTFYPDAAALVLDFIQRMDANAAVLEMKE is encoded by the coding sequence ATGAAGAAGATACTCACTTTGTGTTTACTGCTGGCCCTGCCCCTTTTGGGGATGGCCCAGCGCCCCACGCTGGACAGGGAGCAACTGCTGAAAGACGTGGAAGTGCTGTCGGCCGACGCGATGCAGGGGCGGCAGAGCGGGAGCGAGGGCAGTAAAAAAGCGCAGGCCTATCTCCTGAAGCGCTTCCGGCAGGTTGGGCTGAAACCATTTGGGGAAAGTTACAAACAGCATTTCCGCATTGAGTCGAAGCGGCTGACGGTGGAGCAGGCAACGAACCTGGTAGGCTATATACCCGGCAGCTCCGAAAAGGCCATTGTAGTGACGGCGCACTACGACCACGTGGGGCAGCGCGACGGACAGATATATAACGGCGCCGACGACAATGCCTCCGGCGTGAGTGCCCTGCTGGCCGCCGCGGCCTATTTTGCGCAGCACAAGCCAACGCACACGCTCATTTTTGCGGCCCTCGACGGCGAGGAACTGGGGCTGCAGGGGGCAAAAGCCTTCCTCGAAAACCCGCCCGTGCCGCTGCAGCACATCCTGCTGAACGTGAACATGGACATGCTCAGCATCAACGACAAAGGCGAGCTATATGCCAGCGGCGCCCACCACAACCCACAACTAAAGCCCTACCTCGGGCAGGTAAAACCCTTGCCCCACGCCAAACTGGTGCTCGGCCACGACCTTCCGGAGCAGGGCCACGACGACTGGACAGCCCAGTCAGACCATTACCCGTTCCACAGGCGCGGTATCCCCTATATCTACTTCGGGGTGGAGGACCATCCGCACTACCACCAGCCCACCGACGATTACGCCCAGGTGAACAAGACCTTTTACCCCGATGCGGCGGCGCTGGTGCTGGACTTTATCCAGCGCATGGACGCAAACGCAGCGGTATTGGAAATGAAGGAGTAG